A part of Methanobacterium bryantii genomic DNA contains:
- a CDS encoding AAA family ATPase — protein sequence MIFKSLLLNNIRSYKNSEPINFPIGTSLFEGDIGSGKSTLLMAIEFALFGLGNQKGDSLLRKGSKKGSVTLEFGVGDDNYLVQRSLIRKENDGPVRQEKGILGMNGGKIELSPSEIKEKILKILNFKEPLNPRAQSVIFRYAVYTPQEEMKYILSQKPDERLQTLRKAFGIEDYKIAAENANILSRSIKDKLIELKTETKDLDDKKQELFVLKGNLDANKTKNTKSQARGEELDILQKKQKETLEKLQESELELKKIQTEIPHLEKQISEKEKLTITYQNEVKTCEEENKLKFIPQIEALEKIEQPTSETEENLSSKLVAIRKIIKEHDSLKSNLALLNDSKQSTENELGENKNKTSEGLLREKDALILTIKEKYDAFKLDKEQLQKITEKIYKLDVEKSEIIKKLDNVDGLGDLCPICGSTLNEEHKKNLKAESDEKIRKINSESKILSQVELKGKKQLESEEIEIKTLENNLNDLKLVIDKVSRLDDLKNKINSIYTKLNSFDTDLKSIIDGSVEFNETDKYITHFETLLDKLKEYNQSQKDLENVKYQFKKNFDKIKENEGNIVVLTAEINSLKQDLVTFQTKLDELKNIPNEIAEVKFNYQKTEEEFQAVKEKIVETKTIVEKLEEDISKVKDEINKKESLKKQLDKFNDYHIWLNDYLIPTLSLIEKHVMQKRYEEFNCDFQKWFSILIEDISKTAKIDEEFTPIVEQDGFEQDINYLSGGEKTSVALAYRLALNNIVQKVSTGMKSNLLILDEPTDGFSREQLYKVREILNELDCPQVIIVSHERELGSFADNVFKVEKIDGNSCVTLSG from the coding sequence ATGATTTTTAAGTCACTATTACTAAACAACATAAGGAGCTATAAAAATAGTGAACCTATAAATTTTCCTATCGGAACATCTCTTTTTGAGGGGGATATAGGTTCTGGAAAGTCTACACTCTTGATGGCTATCGAGTTTGCTCTTTTTGGTCTTGGAAATCAGAAAGGTGATTCTCTGCTTCGAAAAGGGTCAAAAAAAGGATCGGTAACCTTAGAATTTGGTGTTGGTGATGACAATTATTTAGTTCAACGATCTCTAATACGGAAAGAAAATGACGGGCCCGTTAGGCAGGAAAAAGGAATTTTAGGCATGAATGGGGGAAAAATTGAGTTATCACCTTCTGAAATCAAAGAAAAAATTTTAAAAATCCTCAATTTTAAGGAACCCCTCAATCCACGAGCTCAAAGTGTTATATTCAGATACGCGGTTTATACACCCCAAGAAGAGATGAAATATATACTCTCCCAAAAACCCGATGAAAGGCTCCAAACTCTAAGAAAAGCTTTTGGTATAGAGGACTACAAAATTGCCGCTGAAAATGCAAATATACTGTCCAGGTCAATTAAAGATAAACTCATTGAACTGAAAACTGAAACAAAAGATCTTGATGATAAAAAACAGGAACTGTTTGTTTTAAAAGGCAACTTAGACGCAAATAAAACTAAAAATACGAAATCTCAGGCACGCGGGGAAGAACTGGATATTTTACAGAAAAAACAGAAGGAAACACTTGAAAAACTTCAAGAATCAGAATTGGAACTTAAAAAGATACAGACTGAAATTCCACATTTAGAAAAGCAAATTAGTGAAAAAGAAAAGCTGACTATTACGTACCAAAATGAAGTTAAAACTTGTGAAGAAGAAAATAAGCTGAAATTTATCCCTCAAATTGAAGCCCTAGAAAAGATTGAACAGCCCACCTCTGAAACTGAGGAAAATTTAAGCAGTAAACTAGTTGCTATTAGAAAAATTATCAAAGAACACGACAGTTTAAAATCTAATTTAGCTCTTCTAAATGACAGCAAACAGTCAACTGAAAATGAACTGGGAGAAAATAAAAATAAAACTTCTGAAGGACTTTTAAGAGAAAAAGATGCTTTAATTCTCACAATAAAGGAAAAATACGATGCATTCAAGTTAGATAAGGAACAGCTGCAAAAAATTACTGAAAAAATATACAAGTTAGATGTGGAAAAATCAGAAATTATTAAAAAACTGGACAATGTAGATGGCCTTGGAGATTTATGCCCAATATGCGGCAGTACACTAAATGAAGAACATAAAAAGAATTTAAAAGCTGAAAGCGACGAAAAAATCAGGAAAATAAATTCAGAATCCAAAATATTAAGCCAGGTAGAGTTAAAAGGAAAAAAACAGTTAGAATCAGAAGAAATAGAAATAAAAACCCTGGAAAATAATTTAAATGACTTAAAATTAGTAATAGATAAAGTATCGCGTTTAGATGATTTAAAGAATAAGATTAATTCCATTTATACGAAATTAAACAGTTTTGATACAGATTTAAAATCAATAATAGATGGTTCTGTTGAATTTAATGAAACTGATAAATATATAACTCATTTTGAAACCCTGCTTGATAAACTCAAAGAGTACAACCAGAGCCAGAAGGATTTAGAGAACGTCAAATATCAATTTAAAAAGAATTTTGATAAAATAAAAGAAAATGAGGGAAATATTGTTGTTTTAACTGCAGAAATTAATTCATTAAAACAGGATTTAGTCACTTTCCAGACAAAGTTAGATGAATTAAAAAATATACCTAATGAGATTGCCGAGGTAAAATTCAACTACCAGAAAACAGAGGAAGAGTTTCAGGCAGTGAAAGAAAAAATTGTTGAGACAAAAACTATTGTAGAAAAATTGGAAGAGGATATATCAAAAGTTAAAGATGAAATCAACAAAAAGGAAAGTCTCAAGAAACAGTTGGATAAGTTCAATGATTATCATATCTGGCTCAACGACTATTTGATTCCTACACTCAGCTTGATAGAAAAACATGTGATGCAGAAAAGGTACGAAGAGTTTAACTGTGATTTCCAGAAATGGTTCAGCATCCTTATTGAAGACATTTCAAAAACAGCTAAAATTGACGAAGAATTCACGCCGATTGTAGAACAGGACGGGTTTGAACAGGATATTAATTATTTAAGCGGCGGCGAAAAGACCAGTGTGGCATTAGCCTACCGTTTAGCTTTAAATAATATCGTTCAGAAAGTTTCTACAGGAATGAAATCCAATTTATTGATATTAGACGAACCAACCGATGGGTTCAGCAGGGAACAGCTGTACAAGGTCAGGGAAATTTTAAATGAACTGGACTGCCCACAGGTTATCATTGTGTCTCATGAAAGAGAACTTGGAAGCTTTGCAGACAATGTGTTTAAAGTGGAAAAAATCGATGGAAATTCCTGCGTTACTTTAAGCGGATAA
- a CDS encoding methyl-coenzyme M reductase family protein, producing MYEIFYFRGGLYKFDELVEYIEDIGGMVLRKDRFELIRGEYFLANEVHVLLVVPEEEVENTKMLIGEIKGTAHDVEITEEQKRTLLAYLSIYDSLNRTDKWTEEENIKDAITCPCYALLCNQLEDEECQLDADLKQILSEMCTNGVIEYKISAEGKYEYRLKKTD from the coding sequence ATGTATGAGATTTTCTATTTTAGAGGCGGTCTATACAAATTTGATGAACTGGTTGAGTACATAGAAGATATAGGGGGAATGGTACTCCGCAAAGATCGCTTTGAGCTAATTCGTGGTGAATATTTCCTTGCAAACGAAGTTCATGTACTTCTTGTAGTACCAGAAGAAGAAGTTGAAAATACTAAAATGTTAATTGGGGAGATCAAAGGAACAGCCCATGATGTGGAAATTACAGAAGAACAAAAAAGGACACTACTTGCATATCTTTCCATATATGATTCGCTAAACAGGACAGATAAATGGACTGAAGAAGAAAATATAAAGGATGCCATTACATGTCCGTGTTATGCATTATTATGCAACCAACTTGAAGATGAAGAATGTCAACTGGATGCTGACTTAAAACAGATACTCTCAGAAATGTGTACAAACGGCGTCATTGAATACAAAATATCTGCTGAGGGAAAATATGAATATCGTCTTAAAAAGACGGATTAA
- a CDS encoding TIGR00304 family membrane protein, translated as MNASTIVITGIIVIFIGIVLILIGTALQSTSQNEEVHTGGVILIGPIPIIFGNDKSLIVGAMIFAVVIIILWYLLIYRGLI; from the coding sequence ATGAATGCTTCTACCATTGTAATTACTGGAATTATCGTTATTTTCATTGGGATCGTTCTTATACTTATTGGAACAGCTCTACAATCTACATCTCAAAATGAGGAGGTCCATACCGGGGGAGTAATTTTAATAGGTCCTATTCCAATCATATTTGGTAATGATAAAAGCTTAATTGTAGGGGCAATGATCTTTGCTGTTGTAATTATAATCTTGTGGTATTTACTGATTTACAGGGGTTTAATCTGA
- a CDS encoding thermonuclease family protein: MKSKIVLIGFIVLVVTISGCIGSNGLNDSNSNLEDNISTNLNLEISNNSSHYDANGLCYHVVDGDTIDIDTVGRIRLVGINTPEKNQPGYQQAKNFVKKACLGKEVYLDIDNAKHYDKYGRVLAVVYVNGVNINKALLKGGYADIMYIRPSEFNPYSWTT; encoded by the coding sequence ATGAAATCAAAAATAGTTTTAATTGGATTTATCGTACTCGTAGTTACCATTTCGGGATGTATTGGAAGTAATGGACTAAATGACAGTAATTCAAATTTAGAAGATAATATATCTACTAACCTTAATCTGGAGATATCAAATAATTCTTCACACTATGACGCAAATGGCCTCTGTTACCATGTTGTAGATGGGGACACAATAGATATTGATACTGTTGGGAGAATACGACTTGTAGGCATAAATACACCTGAAAAAAACCAGCCAGGATATCAGCAAGCTAAAAATTTTGTAAAAAAGGCGTGTCTTGGAAAAGAGGTTTATCTGGATATAGATAATGCAAAGCATTATGATAAATACGGTAGAGTTCTTGCTGTAGTTTATGTAAATGGTGTTAATATAAATAAGGCACTTTTAAAAGGGGGATATGCAGATATAATGTATATACGGCCATCAGAATTTAATCCTTACTCGTGGACAACTTAA
- a CDS encoding DNA repair exonuclease: MYKFAHIADCHLGAQKYSELKELEIKAFNTCLDTCMKEKVDFIIIAGDLFHSNLPDMSIVKQAVGKLKEVSDKGIPVYINYGSHDFSPNETSIIDVITESGLLKKLFNGYIVENEAGEEKLKLKFLTDKKTGAKLTGISGRKMGLDDSYYNMLDKKSLEEEDGFKIFVFHTSIKNLLPDFLSKMDGIDIKKLPKKFDYYAGGHIHQRICETQLEGYNIITYPGPPFAGSPKDLEISAKGEKRGFFIVEFDEKIKSVNFCKDYFHEVDLAKYDFLSFKADDKNSNQLYDEIIEKIKQEYVNEKIVILKVKGELSGGKTSDINFQEIKRILNEAGALHVSINHHGLVSKEFTKIRVKGETTEEIEENLLLENIRNIEVGQDELNKKEGAKLAVNLLKALRKSPKPNEKKTDYKNRILSESLEILDLESQ, encoded by the coding sequence ATGTACAAATTTGCTCACATTGCAGACTGCCATTTAGGAGCCCAAAAATATTCAGAATTAAAAGAATTAGAAATTAAAGCTTTTAACACATGTTTAGATACATGCATGAAAGAAAAAGTTGATTTTATTATCATCGCCGGAGATTTATTTCACTCAAATCTCCCCGACATGAGCATTGTTAAACAGGCTGTTGGAAAACTAAAAGAAGTATCAGACAAAGGAATTCCAGTTTATATTAACTACGGCAGCCATGATTTCAGCCCAAATGAAACTTCAATCATCGACGTAATTACAGAAAGCGGGTTATTAAAAAAACTATTCAACGGTTACATTGTTGAAAATGAAGCTGGAGAAGAAAAACTGAAATTGAAGTTCCTCACTGATAAAAAGACAGGGGCTAAACTAACAGGAATATCCGGGCGGAAAATGGGATTGGATGATTCTTATTACAATATGCTTGATAAAAAAAGTTTAGAAGAGGAAGACGGCTTTAAGATTTTCGTCTTCCACACATCCATTAAAAATTTACTCCCTGATTTTTTATCCAAAATGGATGGAATTGACATAAAAAAACTCCCCAAAAAATTTGATTACTACGCTGGAGGGCATATACACCAAAGGATATGCGAAACCCAGTTAGAAGGTTACAATATCATTACTTATCCCGGTCCTCCTTTTGCAGGATCTCCTAAAGATCTTGAAATAAGCGCTAAAGGCGAAAAAAGAGGTTTTTTCATTGTTGAATTTGATGAAAAAATTAAAAGCGTTAATTTCTGCAAAGATTATTTTCACGAAGTGGATCTAGCTAAATATGACTTTTTATCATTTAAAGCAGATGATAAAAACTCAAACCAGCTCTACGATGAGATTATAGAAAAAATAAAGCAGGAATACGTTAATGAAAAAATAGTTATCTTAAAGGTAAAAGGAGAATTATCGGGAGGTAAAACATCGGACATCAATTTCCAGGAAATAAAGAGAATTCTTAATGAAGCAGGAGCTTTACATGTAAGTATTAACCATCATGGGCTTGTTTCAAAGGAATTTACAAAAATCCGCGTTAAGGGAGAAACCACTGAGGAAATAGAGGAAAATTTACTTCTAGAAAACATTCGTAACATCGAAGTGGGGCAGGACGAACTTAATAAGAAAGAAGGGGCTAAACTCGCTGTTAATTTACTAAAAGCACTGCGAAAAAGTCCTAAACCTAACGAAAAGAAGACTGATTATAAAAATAGAATTTTAAGTGAATCATTAGAAATATTAGATTTGGAGAGTCAATAA
- a CDS encoding cupredoxin domain-containing protein — translation MNSALIRIGIIFMVIGVISVSVCTQKSKLIQLLLEILHLNQPMHVTLGTMVRWTNQDNTPCKIVNDTGNFESPTLNKGDTFTYTFDKEGKYNYYDGLNSSIRGRVIVE, via the coding sequence ATGAACTCAGCTCTTATAAGAATTGGAATAATTTTTATGGTTATCGGAGTAATTTCAGTATCTGTCTGTACGCAGAAAAGCAAACTAATACAATTATTATTGGAAATTCTACATTTAAACCAACCAATGCATGTTACGTTAGGAACAATGGTTAGATGGACTAATCAGGATAATACTCCCTGTAAAATAGTAAATGATACTGGAAACTTTGAGAGTCCAACTTTAAACAAAGGAGATACATTCACATATACCTTTGATAAAGAAGGGAAATATAATTACTATGATGGATTAAATTCATCAATAAGAGGCAGAGTTATTGTAGAATGA
- the galE gene encoding UDP-glucose 4-epimerase GalE, whose protein sequence is MILIVGGAGYIGSHLNKEINKKGIETVIFDNLSYGHRDFVKWGTFERGDLGNIDDIRAVFKKYPIEAVMHFAAFTYVGESVEDPQKYYTNNVKNTLNLLQVMLEENVKYFVFSSTCATYGNPVEIPITENHPQNPINPYGKGKLMVETVLKDYSDAYGLKYASLRYFNAAGADPEGEVGELHNPETHLIPLILDVAAGRREDIKIFGTDYDTPDGTCIRDYIHVTDLAEAHILALEYLQNGGESDFFNLGNGNGFSVKEVIETAEEVTGKDIRAVEAERRAGDPPVLVGSSDKAKEKLNWKPKYDELSTIIETAWNWHKKLK, encoded by the coding sequence ATGATATTAATTGTAGGTGGAGCAGGATACATAGGATCTCATTTAAACAAAGAAATCAACAAAAAAGGAATTGAAACTGTTATATTCGATAATTTAAGCTATGGTCACAGAGACTTTGTAAAATGGGGAACATTTGAAAGGGGAGATTTAGGTAACATAGACGATATACGTGCTGTTTTCAAGAAGTACCCAATTGAAGCAGTGATGCATTTTGCTGCATTTACATATGTTGGAGAATCTGTAGAAGATCCACAAAAATATTACACAAATAACGTTAAAAATACTTTAAATCTACTTCAGGTAATGCTTGAGGAAAATGTAAAGTACTTCGTGTTCTCTTCAACATGTGCAACATATGGAAATCCTGTTGAAATCCCAATAACTGAAAACCATCCACAAAACCCAATTAATCCCTATGGAAAGGGTAAATTAATGGTAGAAACAGTCTTAAAAGATTATAGTGACGCATATGGATTAAAATATGCATCGCTGCGGTATTTCAATGCCGCAGGTGCTGATCCAGAAGGCGAAGTTGGTGAACTGCATAACCCTGAAACTCATTTAATACCACTTATCCTTGATGTTGCAGCTGGAAGAAGGGAAGATATTAAAATATTTGGAACCGATTATGATACTCCAGACGGTACCTGCATTAGAGACTACATACATGTCACTGACCTAGCAGAAGCGCACATTTTAGCTCTTGAATATCTTCAAAACGGAGGCGAAAGCGACTTTTTTAACCTTGGAAATGGAAATGGATTTTCAGTAAAAGAGGTTATAGAAACAGCAGAAGAAGTCACAGGTAAAGATATCAGGGCAGTTGAAGCAGAAAGAAGAGCAGGAGATCCTCCAGTTCTAGTCGGAAGTTCCGATAAAGCAAAAGAAAAGTTGAACTGGAAGCCTAAATATGATGAACTGTCTACAATTATAGAAACTGCCTGGAACTGGCATAAAAAATTAAAATAG
- a CDS encoding Hsp20/alpha crystallin family protein: MAEEGNTEKIPVSPATFVYHTEDEYIMEVELPGVKKEDININVTENTFCVRAPRRNTEYNGCWVLAHDFDPDKGSAQYENGLLTIRMPLTEEREKPSREIDVM; the protein is encoded by the coding sequence ATGGCTGAAGAAGGAAATACTGAAAAAATACCTGTTTCCCCTGCAACATTTGTATATCACACTGAAGATGAATACATAATGGAAGTAGAGCTTCCAGGCGTGAAAAAAGAAGATATAAACATTAACGTGACTGAAAATACATTTTGTGTTAGAGCCCCAAGAAGAAATACAGAATATAACGGATGCTGGGTACTTGCTCACGATTTTGATCCAGATAAAGGCAGTGCACAATATGAAAACGGATTATTAACCATTAGAATGCCTTTAACTGAAGAAAGGGAAAAGCCAAGCAGGGAAATAGATGTAATGTAA
- a CDS encoding DASS family sodium-coupled anion symporter encodes MPLAIIAFIVVMLIPLNGLSYQGHAAIALLVFAIIMWATESVHLAVTSLIILFIQPLIGVESFDNAVIGFANPIIFLMIGGFIIAEAIRKSGLAQRLTYAMLNKLGTSPGRSLFVAVFSTGILSAWIENVVAFAMLLPIIKEIIPLMGINDAEKGKSNFAKAMVLGASYGSLAGGLGTEIGTAPNLMAAAYTHLPFLNWMIFGFPLAIALMLIIWKFLGFMFPFEVKGIIGGKETIATKMESLGSITKTEKITLGILLFTILLWVTASFTGINSYSVALIGAVLYFIFGVVDWKDAQTNVDWGLIIFFGGALSLGAALLNTGAASWLIKDIVAMLGSNPSTMLIMLVLMIIGVIITQVMSNIALSAILIPLSVTLAQAQGQPIGVYAIPVAIACSLSFMLPMADPTVAMAYGTKYVNIKEILKAGVPLIVIGVILTLAMLLTIAIPFHIIG; translated from the coding sequence ATGCCTTTGGCCATAATTGCATTTATAGTGGTTATGCTAATTCCTTTAAATGGTCTGAGTTATCAGGGTCATGCTGCAATTGCACTGCTTGTATTCGCCATAATAATGTGGGCGACTGAGTCTGTACATTTAGCAGTTACTTCTTTAATTATACTTTTCATACAGCCCCTAATTGGAGTAGAAAGTTTTGATAATGCAGTAATTGGTTTTGCAAATCCAATCATATTCTTGATGATTGGGGGGTTCATCATAGCAGAAGCAATCCGTAAAAGCGGACTTGCACAGCGGTTAACCTATGCAATGCTCAATAAGTTAGGTACAAGTCCTGGAAGAAGCCTTTTTGTGGCAGTTTTCTCAACTGGAATTCTTTCAGCGTGGATTGAAAATGTGGTAGCATTCGCCATGCTGTTACCTATCATTAAGGAAATTATACCTTTAATGGGTATTAACGATGCTGAAAAAGGAAAAAGTAATTTTGCAAAAGCTATGGTTCTCGGAGCCTCCTACGGTTCTCTGGCCGGTGGATTAGGTACAGAGATAGGAACCGCTCCCAACCTGATGGCAGCAGCATATACTCATCTACCATTTTTAAACTGGATGATATTCGGATTTCCACTGGCAATAGCACTAATGCTTATCATATGGAAATTCCTTGGTTTCATGTTCCCATTTGAAGTTAAAGGAATAATAGGCGGAAAAGAAACTATTGCTACAAAAATGGAATCATTAGGTTCCATAACAAAAACAGAGAAAATAACTCTTGGAATACTGCTATTTACCATACTGCTATGGGTTACAGCAAGTTTCACAGGCATAAACAGTTACTCTGTTGCACTTATCGGTGCAGTTCTCTACTTCATATTTGGTGTTGTTGACTGGAAAGACGCCCAAACCAACGTTGATTGGGGATTAATTATCTTCTTTGGAGGTGCACTCTCACTAGGAGCAGCATTACTCAACACTGGAGCCGCTTCATGGTTAATAAAAGATATCGTAGCCATGTTAGGAAGCAACCCATCAACAATGCTGATAATGCTGGTACTTATGATTATAGGCGTAATTATCACCCAGGTAATGTCAAATATAGCATTATCCGCTATTTTGATACCATTATCAGTGACATTAGCACAAGCACAGGGACAACCAATAGGAGTTTATGCAATACCAGTTGCAATTGCATGTTCACTATCGTTCATGTTACCAATGGCAGACCCAACAGTAGCAATGGCTTACGGTACAAAATATGTAAACATCAAAGAGATACTCAAAGCAGGAGTACCGTTAATTGTAATAGGAGTTATACTTACCCTAGCTATGCTCTTGACAATAGCCATACCATTCCATATTATAGGATAA
- a CDS encoding ATP-binding protein, with the protein MTNERGQIIGGGLKDIIIREKNGENLELGELLIVENASQSNERNYTILQVKDIEYKSQAHQSTHELLSGMKLEGYDPDLEFMEPELTNYNLGRAKSLLYVQEKITGSEREYITKSPKRLPNFFSPIKSIEESDLKFLEPKNLENSIYLGDIRSGSTVEEGIKVYIDLIKSLTHHILIPATTGRGKSNLVKVMLWSILDTEGAGILVLDPHDEYYGDSIKIGLRYHPKKDEKLEYYSPDKDNDDAVTLAINVKKIRPYHFSGIGGFSSAQTEAIRTIYNKYRSNWITKIAKGIDRDVLKEMGVHEGTAEVLKRKMETKLGVSAVAVEEGDPTKGKKCIFNSNLFVGGDYGLSTVEDIVRALEEEKIVIIDSSKLSDFEELFIGSIITSNIFSKYKRYNSKELKNKPVISIVIEEAPRVLGQDAIESHGGNIYGTIAREGRKFKIGLIAITQLSSVIPRAILANMNTKIILGNEMSPERSAIINSASQDLSDDERIIASLDKGEAIVSSVFTRFAIPIYTPEFKKYVKEYLDEIPQDKTKDLKTMVIG; encoded by the coding sequence ATGACTAATGAAAGAGGCCAAATTATAGGCGGCGGACTAAAAGATATTATCATAAGAGAAAAAAATGGCGAAAATTTAGAACTTGGTGAACTTTTAATTGTAGAAAATGCCTCCCAATCAAATGAAAGGAATTATACTATCCTTCAAGTTAAAGATATTGAATATAAAAGCCAGGCCCATCAATCCACCCATGAACTGCTTTCAGGTATGAAATTAGAAGGTTATGACCCTGATCTTGAGTTTATGGAACCTGAGTTGACCAATTACAATTTAGGACGAGCTAAGTCGTTACTCTATGTTCAAGAAAAGATAACGGGCAGTGAAAGAGAATATATCACCAAAAGTCCAAAAAGACTGCCTAATTTTTTCAGCCCCATTAAATCCATTGAAGAATCCGATTTAAAATTTTTAGAACCAAAAAATCTCGAAAATTCAATTTATTTAGGTGATATTAGAAGTGGATCAACTGTAGAAGAAGGAATTAAAGTTTATATTGACCTGATTAAATCATTAACACATCACATTTTAATCCCTGCTACAACAGGTAGGGGAAAAAGTAATTTAGTTAAAGTAATGCTCTGGAGTATTTTAGATACGGAAGGAGCAGGTATACTTGTTTTAGATCCTCATGATGAATATTATGGAGACAGTATTAAAATTGGCCTGCGTTACCACCCTAAAAAAGATGAAAAACTTGAGTACTATTCTCCAGATAAAGACAATGATGATGCAGTCACATTAGCTATAAATGTGAAAAAAATACGGCCATATCATTTCAGCGGTATTGGAGGATTTTCTTCAGCCCAAACTGAAGCCATAAGAACAATTTATAATAAATATAGATCAAATTGGATAACTAAAATTGCTAAAGGAATAGATAGGGATGTCCTGAAAGAAATGGGAGTTCATGAAGGGACTGCTGAAGTTTTAAAGAGAAAAATGGAAACAAAATTAGGAGTATCTGCGGTTGCTGTTGAAGAAGGTGATCCCACAAAGGGAAAAAAATGCATATTTAACAGTAATCTCTTTGTCGGCGGGGACTACGGATTGTCGACAGTAGAAGACATTGTTAGGGCATTGGAAGAGGAAAAAATTGTTATTATTGATAGTTCCAAATTAAGCGACTTTGAAGAACTGTTTATAGGTAGTATCATAACCAGCAATATATTCAGTAAATATAAAAGATACAATTCCAAAGAACTGAAAAATAAACCAGTTATCAGTATTGTAATCGAAGAAGCACCGCGAGTTTTGGGCCAGGACGCAATAGAAAGTCACGGTGGAAATATCTACGGTACAATTGCAAGAGAAGGCAGAAAGTTCAAAATAGGTTTAATTGCAATTACTCAATTATCAAGTGTTATCCCTAGAGCGATTTTAGCCAACATGAATACTAAAATTATTTTAGGAAATGAAATGTCACCAGAGAGATCTGCAATAATTAACAGCGCATCACAGGATTTATCAGATGATGAAAGAATTATTGCCAGCCTGGATAAAGGTGAAGCTATCGTTAGCAGCGTTTTTACCAGATTTGCCATTCCTATTTATACCCCTGAATTTAAAAAATATGTTAAAGAATATTTAGATGAAATACCACAAGACAAAACAAAAGACCTTAAAACTATGGTCATAGGTTGA